In Pogoniulus pusillus isolate bPogPus1 chromosome 1, bPogPus1.pri, whole genome shotgun sequence, one DNA window encodes the following:
- the TMEM87A gene encoding transmembrane protein 87A isoform X3, producing the protein MWASEEGRGFLARLLDRGKKFNFGKILFSNTTIFLRFEGDEKACDPSQNFTITWYLRYSDCYNEVFNFGDEQAEYYFGATSEEHPGWSGYYATASLLFSNCSELFRPQTFYKEFVHPEPLSPEKQEGLKDKKESGGNHTMVTDKTAMNAVMKTWRDGPYIFIVQISSTAKDSTTRVKRTERTPPSSYQNKPFTMTVELKGPYEYLSLADYPLMIFFMVMCIVYVFFGVLWLAWSACYWRDLLRIQFWIGAVIFLGMIEKAVFYAEFQNIRYTGESVQGAVILAELLSAVKRSLARTLVIIVSLGYGIVKPRLGVTLHKVVMAGALYLLFSGMEGVLRVTGFFYDSVALIANLALSMIDACIILWIFISLTQTMKLLKLRRNVVKLSLYRHFTNTLILAVAASIVFIIWTTMKFRLVDCQSDWQELWVDDAIWRLLFSMILFVIMILWRPSANNQRFAFSPLSEEEDDDEQKEPMLKESFEGMKMRSTKQEPNGNVKANKVQEDDLKWVEENVPSSVTDVALPALLDSDEERMITHFERSKME; encoded by the exons ATGTGGGCCtctgaggaggggaggggattcCTAGCACGCCTGTTAGACCGT GGGAAGAAATTTAACTTTGGGAAGATTCTCTTCAGCAATACAACAATTTTCCTGAGAT ttGAAGGAGATGAAAAAGCTTGTGATCCCTCCCAGAATTTCACCATTACTTGGTACTTAAGATACTCAGACTGCTACAATGAAGTCTTCAACTTTGGG GATGAACAAGCAGAGTACTATTTTGGGGCTACTTCTGAAgagcatccaggctggtcagGATATTATGCCacagcttctcttctcttttcaaaTTGCTCTGAGCTCTTCAGGCCTCAG ACTTTCTATAAAGAATTTGTACATCCAGAGCCTCTCTCACCTGAAAAGCAAGAG GGCTTGAAAGATAAGAAGGAGAGTGGAGGAAATCACACAATGGTGACAGATAAAACT GCAATGAATGCTGTTATGAAAACTTGGCGAGATGGGCCATATATATTTATCGTGCAAATTAGTTCAACTGCAAAGGATTCTACTACCAGAGTTAAAAGAACGGAGAGAACACCACCTTCCTCCTATCAAAATAAGCCCTTTACAA TGACAGTAGAACTGAAGGGGCCATATGAGTATCTCTCACTTGCAGACTATCCTCTGATGATT TTTTTCATGGTGATGTGCATCGTGTACGTATTCTTCGGGGTTCTGTGGCTTGCATGGTCAGCGTGTTACTGGCGAGATCTCCTGAGGATCCAGTTCTGGATTGGTGCTGTTATCTTCCTGGGAATGATCGAGAAAGCAGTTTTCTATGCAGAGTTCCAGAACATCCGCTACACCGGGGAGTCAG TTCAAGGAGCAGTAATACTGGCAGAACTGCTTTCCGCTGTGAAACGATCATTGGCTCGAACTTTGGTCATCATAGTCAGTCTGGGATATGGGATAGTCAA GCCTCGCCTTGGAGTTACTCTTCACAAAGTAGTTATGGCTGGAGCCCTTTACCTATTATTTTCTGGCATGGAAGGCGTTCTTAGAGTCACAGGG TTTTTCTATGACAGTGTGGCTCTGATAGCAAACTTGGCCCTGTCCATGATTGATGCCTGTATTATTTTGTGGATAT TCATCAGCTTAACTCAAACAATGAAGCTGCTGAAACTTCGAAGGAATGTTGTGAAACTCTCTTTGTATCGACACTTCACCAACACGCTCATCTTGGCAGTAGCAG CGTCCATTGTATTTATCATCTGGACCACCATGAAGTTCAGGCTGGTGGACTGTCAGTCG GACTGGCAGGAGCTATGGGTGGATGATGCCATCTGGCGTTTATTGTTCTCAATGATCCTTTTTGTCATCATGATTCTGTGGAGACCATCTGCTAACAACCAAAG GTTTGctttctcaccactctctgaggaggaggatgatgatgaGCAGAAAGAGCCAATGTTAAAGGAAAGCTTTG AGGGAATGAAAATGAGGAGTACAAAGCAAGAACCGAATGGGAatgtaaaagcaaacaaagtt CAGGAGGATGACCTGAAGTGGGTAGAGGAAAATGTCCCTTCATCAGTGACAGATGT TGCTCTTCCAGCTCTACTGGATTCAGATGAG GAAAGAATGATTACGCACTTTGAAAGGTCCAAAATGGAATGA
- the TMEM87A gene encoding transmembrane protein 87A isoform X2, with the protein MAAVPRSGRCRRPGVVLLRLLALLLLVGAAGAGQRSKWRLPVLMGKKFNFGKILFSNTTIFLRFEGDEKACDPSQNFTITWYLRYSDCYNEVFNFGDEQAEYYFGATSEEHPGWSGYYATASLLFSNCSELFRPQTFYKEFVHPEPLSPEKQEGLKDKKESGGNHTMVTDKTAMNAVMKTWRDGPYIFIVQISSTAKDSTTRVKRTERTPPSSYQNKPFTMTVELKGPYEYLSLADYPLMIFFMVMCIVYVFFGVLWLAWSACYWRDLLRIQFWIGAVIFLGMIEKAVFYAEFQNIRYTGESVQGAVILAELLSAVKRSLARTLVIIVSLGYGIVKPRLGVTLHKVVMAGALYLLFSGMEGVLRVTGAQNDLASLAFIPLAFLDTALCWWIFISLTQTMKLLKLRRNVVKLSLYRHFTNTLILAVAASIVFIIWTTMKFRLVDCQSDWQELWVDDAIWRLLFSMILFVIMILWRPSANNQRFAFSPLSEEEDDDEQKEPMLKESFEGMKMRSTKQEPNGNVKANKVQEDDLKWVEENVPSSVTDVALPALLDSDEERMITHFERSKME; encoded by the exons ATGGCGGCGGTGCCGCGTTCCGGGAGGTGTCGACGGCCCGGGGTCGTCCTGCTGCGGTTGctggcgctgctgctgctggtgggcgCGGCGGGGGCCGGGCAGCGTTCCAAATGGCGTCTTCCAGTGCTTATG GGGAAGAAATTTAACTTTGGGAAGATTCTCTTCAGCAATACAACAATTTTCCTGAGAT ttGAAGGAGATGAAAAAGCTTGTGATCCCTCCCAGAATTTCACCATTACTTGGTACTTAAGATACTCAGACTGCTACAATGAAGTCTTCAACTTTGGG GATGAACAAGCAGAGTACTATTTTGGGGCTACTTCTGAAgagcatccaggctggtcagGATATTATGCCacagcttctcttctcttttcaaaTTGCTCTGAGCTCTTCAGGCCTCAG ACTTTCTATAAAGAATTTGTACATCCAGAGCCTCTCTCACCTGAAAAGCAAGAG GGCTTGAAAGATAAGAAGGAGAGTGGAGGAAATCACACAATGGTGACAGATAAAACT GCAATGAATGCTGTTATGAAAACTTGGCGAGATGGGCCATATATATTTATCGTGCAAATTAGTTCAACTGCAAAGGATTCTACTACCAGAGTTAAAAGAACGGAGAGAACACCACCTTCCTCCTATCAAAATAAGCCCTTTACAA TGACAGTAGAACTGAAGGGGCCATATGAGTATCTCTCACTTGCAGACTATCCTCTGATGATT TTTTTCATGGTGATGTGCATCGTGTACGTATTCTTCGGGGTTCTGTGGCTTGCATGGTCAGCGTGTTACTGGCGAGATCTCCTGAGGATCCAGTTCTGGATTGGTGCTGTTATCTTCCTGGGAATGATCGAGAAAGCAGTTTTCTATGCAGAGTTCCAGAACATCCGCTACACCGGGGAGTCAG TTCAAGGAGCAGTAATACTGGCAGAACTGCTTTCCGCTGTGAAACGATCATTGGCTCGAACTTTGGTCATCATAGTCAGTCTGGGATATGGGATAGTCAA GCCTCGCCTTGGAGTTACTCTTCACAAAGTAGTTATGGCTGGAGCCCTTTACCTATTATTTTCTGGCATGGAAGGCGTTCTTAGAGTCACAGGG GCCCAGAATGATCTTGCCTCCTTGGCTTTTATTCCCCTGGCTTTCCTAGATactgccctgtgctggtggatAT TCATCAGCTTAACTCAAACAATGAAGCTGCTGAAACTTCGAAGGAATGTTGTGAAACTCTCTTTGTATCGACACTTCACCAACACGCTCATCTTGGCAGTAGCAG CGTCCATTGTATTTATCATCTGGACCACCATGAAGTTCAGGCTGGTGGACTGTCAGTCG GACTGGCAGGAGCTATGGGTGGATGATGCCATCTGGCGTTTATTGTTCTCAATGATCCTTTTTGTCATCATGATTCTGTGGAGACCATCTGCTAACAACCAAAG GTTTGctttctcaccactctctgaggaggaggatgatgatgaGCAGAAAGAGCCAATGTTAAAGGAAAGCTTTG AGGGAATGAAAATGAGGAGTACAAAGCAAGAACCGAATGGGAatgtaaaagcaaacaaagtt CAGGAGGATGACCTGAAGTGGGTAGAGGAAAATGTCCCTTCATCAGTGACAGATGT TGCTCTTCCAGCTCTACTGGATTCAGATGAG GAAAGAATGATTACGCACTTTGAAAGGTCCAAAATGGAATGA
- the TMEM87A gene encoding transmembrane protein 87A isoform X1: protein MAAVPRSGRCRRPGVVLLRLLALLLLVGAAGAGQRSKWRLPVLMGKKFNFGKILFSNTTIFLRFEGDEKACDPSQNFTITWYLRYSDCYNEVFNFGDEQAEYYFGATSEEHPGWSGYYATASLLFSNCSELFRPQTFYKEFVHPEPLSPEKQEGLKDKKESGGNHTMVTDKTAMNAVMKTWRDGPYIFIVQISSTAKDSTTRVKRTERTPPSSYQNKPFTMTVELKGPYEYLSLADYPLMIFFMVMCIVYVFFGVLWLAWSACYWRDLLRIQFWIGAVIFLGMIEKAVFYAEFQNIRYTGESVQGAVILAELLSAVKRSLARTLVIIVSLGYGIVKPRLGVTLHKVVMAGALYLLFSGMEGVLRVTGFFYDSVALIANLALSMIDACIILWIFISLTQTMKLLKLRRNVVKLSLYRHFTNTLILAVAASIVFIIWTTMKFRLVDCQSDWQELWVDDAIWRLLFSMILFVIMILWRPSANNQRFAFSPLSEEEDDDEQKEPMLKESFEGMKMRSTKQEPNGNVKANKVQEDDLKWVEENVPSSVTDVALPALLDSDEERMITHFERSKME, encoded by the exons ATGGCGGCGGTGCCGCGTTCCGGGAGGTGTCGACGGCCCGGGGTCGTCCTGCTGCGGTTGctggcgctgctgctgctggtgggcgCGGCGGGGGCCGGGCAGCGTTCCAAATGGCGTCTTCCAGTGCTTATG GGGAAGAAATTTAACTTTGGGAAGATTCTCTTCAGCAATACAACAATTTTCCTGAGAT ttGAAGGAGATGAAAAAGCTTGTGATCCCTCCCAGAATTTCACCATTACTTGGTACTTAAGATACTCAGACTGCTACAATGAAGTCTTCAACTTTGGG GATGAACAAGCAGAGTACTATTTTGGGGCTACTTCTGAAgagcatccaggctggtcagGATATTATGCCacagcttctcttctcttttcaaaTTGCTCTGAGCTCTTCAGGCCTCAG ACTTTCTATAAAGAATTTGTACATCCAGAGCCTCTCTCACCTGAAAAGCAAGAG GGCTTGAAAGATAAGAAGGAGAGTGGAGGAAATCACACAATGGTGACAGATAAAACT GCAATGAATGCTGTTATGAAAACTTGGCGAGATGGGCCATATATATTTATCGTGCAAATTAGTTCAACTGCAAAGGATTCTACTACCAGAGTTAAAAGAACGGAGAGAACACCACCTTCCTCCTATCAAAATAAGCCCTTTACAA TGACAGTAGAACTGAAGGGGCCATATGAGTATCTCTCACTTGCAGACTATCCTCTGATGATT TTTTTCATGGTGATGTGCATCGTGTACGTATTCTTCGGGGTTCTGTGGCTTGCATGGTCAGCGTGTTACTGGCGAGATCTCCTGAGGATCCAGTTCTGGATTGGTGCTGTTATCTTCCTGGGAATGATCGAGAAAGCAGTTTTCTATGCAGAGTTCCAGAACATCCGCTACACCGGGGAGTCAG TTCAAGGAGCAGTAATACTGGCAGAACTGCTTTCCGCTGTGAAACGATCATTGGCTCGAACTTTGGTCATCATAGTCAGTCTGGGATATGGGATAGTCAA GCCTCGCCTTGGAGTTACTCTTCACAAAGTAGTTATGGCTGGAGCCCTTTACCTATTATTTTCTGGCATGGAAGGCGTTCTTAGAGTCACAGGG TTTTTCTATGACAGTGTGGCTCTGATAGCAAACTTGGCCCTGTCCATGATTGATGCCTGTATTATTTTGTGGATAT TCATCAGCTTAACTCAAACAATGAAGCTGCTGAAACTTCGAAGGAATGTTGTGAAACTCTCTTTGTATCGACACTTCACCAACACGCTCATCTTGGCAGTAGCAG CGTCCATTGTATTTATCATCTGGACCACCATGAAGTTCAGGCTGGTGGACTGTCAGTCG GACTGGCAGGAGCTATGGGTGGATGATGCCATCTGGCGTTTATTGTTCTCAATGATCCTTTTTGTCATCATGATTCTGTGGAGACCATCTGCTAACAACCAAAG GTTTGctttctcaccactctctgaggaggaggatgatgatgaGCAGAAAGAGCCAATGTTAAAGGAAAGCTTTG AGGGAATGAAAATGAGGAGTACAAAGCAAGAACCGAATGGGAatgtaaaagcaaacaaagtt CAGGAGGATGACCTGAAGTGGGTAGAGGAAAATGTCCCTTCATCAGTGACAGATGT TGCTCTTCCAGCTCTACTGGATTCAGATGAG GAAAGAATGATTACGCACTTTGAAAGGTCCAAAATGGAATGA